In Polynucleobacter sp. MWH-S4W17, a genomic segment contains:
- a CDS encoding ABC transporter ATP-binding protein, producing the protein MADIVFDSVERSFKQGGKEFLAVGGVDLTVKDKEFVAIVGPSGCGKTTCLRMVAGLEMPSKGRVLVGGKEVKGPGPDRAVVFQQFALFPWKTVQENIEFGLKSMSMSATDKRDKTARLISLMGLEGYEQAYPHQLSGGMQQRVAIARAYVLEPEVLLMDEPFGALDAQTRVVMQEELVRLARKNPKTVLFITHAVEEAVYLADRVVVMSRRPGLIRDVIEIKPIREKEGWDTHSRIEDVMDLSSFVQLRSQIWKLLREQNLGVDH; encoded by the coding sequence ATGGCAGATATTGTTTTCGATTCAGTAGAGCGCAGCTTTAAACAAGGCGGCAAAGAGTTTTTGGCCGTAGGCGGTGTTGACCTAACTGTTAAAGACAAAGAGTTTGTTGCGATCGTTGGGCCATCTGGTTGTGGAAAGACCACTTGCTTACGCATGGTCGCTGGCCTTGAAATGCCAAGCAAAGGGCGTGTTCTCGTTGGCGGCAAAGAAGTAAAAGGACCTGGACCAGACCGTGCCGTAGTCTTTCAGCAATTCGCTTTATTTCCATGGAAAACAGTTCAGGAGAATATTGAGTTTGGCCTGAAATCCATGAGTATGAGTGCGACTGATAAGCGAGATAAGACTGCCCGTTTGATTTCTCTTATGGGGTTAGAGGGTTACGAGCAGGCATACCCCCATCAATTATCTGGCGGTATGCAGCAGCGCGTAGCTATTGCGCGTGCCTACGTTCTAGAGCCAGAAGTGTTGTTGATGGATGAGCCATTCGGCGCTTTGGATGCTCAAACTCGAGTGGTGATGCAGGAAGAGCTTGTAAGGCTTGCTCGCAAGAACCCTAAAACTGTCTTATTTATCACCCACGCTGTTGAAGAGGCGGTGTATCTCGCAGATCGCGTTGTGGTCATGTCAAGAAGGCCTGGTCTGATTCGGGATGTGATCGAGATTAAGCCCATTCGTGAAAAAGAAGGTTGGGATACGCATTCTCGGATTGAAGATGTAATGGATTTGAGTTCATTTGTGCAGTTACGTAGTCAGATTTGGAAGTTGTTACGCGAGCAAAACCTGGGTGTTGATCATTGA
- a CDS encoding ABC transporter substrate-binding protein, with protein MQFKKSLASILGATVLAAASVGNVYAQAKPALTEIKVSYQPALYWALPFFVATEKNWWGELGLKPEFSTFPAGVPQIAASASKSWDVGGTGSVPAVLGYVRFGIKTIGLSNDESAGNALLATGKAAEAFAANPQSLKGQTIVLTGNSTGDYAVQSCLKKYGLAKTDVVIKNMGQGEIISAMSSGNADFGGLWAPNIYTLEEKAGAKVICSGKDGGAFVPGALIVRGDYAKENPQNVAKFLAVYLRAWKWMNANKPQAIAMMKKFYEQGGVTISEASMKKEFDTRPNYDLATELKIMDNSKGPSQVDGWFNSIAAFMQSTGAIQTVPPANEYITDEFMKMVNADKKLRDFANNSK; from the coding sequence ATGCAATTTAAAAAATCATTAGCAAGTATTTTGGGGGCAACGGTACTGGCAGCAGCAAGTGTTGGTAATGTCTATGCGCAAGCAAAGCCTGCATTAACCGAGATTAAAGTGAGCTATCAGCCTGCTTTGTATTGGGCACTTCCATTTTTTGTGGCAACAGAAAAAAACTGGTGGGGTGAATTGGGCCTTAAACCAGAATTTAGTACTTTCCCTGCTGGCGTTCCACAAATTGCGGCATCTGCCTCTAAGTCATGGGATGTAGGTGGCACTGGATCAGTTCCTGCTGTATTGGGTTATGTCCGCTTTGGCATTAAAACCATCGGATTGAGTAATGATGAGTCAGCAGGCAATGCCTTGTTGGCTACTGGTAAAGCTGCAGAGGCATTCGCAGCCAATCCTCAGTCATTGAAAGGGCAAACCATTGTGTTGACTGGTAACTCCACTGGAGATTACGCAGTTCAATCTTGCCTCAAGAAATATGGTTTAGCTAAGACTGATGTTGTTATTAAGAATATGGGTCAGGGCGAAATTATTTCTGCCATGTCATCGGGTAACGCTGACTTTGGCGGCTTGTGGGCACCAAATATTTATACGCTCGAAGAGAAGGCTGGAGCTAAGGTCATCTGCAGCGGTAAAGATGGCGGCGCTTTTGTTCCTGGCGCTTTGATTGTGCGCGGTGATTATGCAAAAGAGAATCCACAAAATGTGGCTAAGTTCTTAGCTGTGTATTTACGTGCTTGGAAGTGGATGAATGCTAATAAGCCACAAGCAATTGCAATGATGAAAAAGTTCTATGAGCAGGGCGGCGTCACAATTTCTGAAGCTTCAATGAAGAAAGAGTTTGATACTCGCCCTAACTATGACTTGGCAACTGAGTTGAAGATTATGGATAACTCTAAGGGCCCATCACAAGTAGATGGCTGGTTTAATTCTATTGCCGCCTTTATGCAATCAACTGGCGCCATCCAAACTGTACCGCCAGCAAATGAATACATCACTGATGAATTCATGAAGATGGTGAATGCAGATAAAAAACTGCGTGATTTTGCAAACAACTCTAAGTAG
- the hisD gene encoding histidinol dehydrogenase, protein MSIGYLKKAAKTPETETSTAQQVVTEMLANIEKNGESAVKDYALKLDKWSGDIVMSEQAMNAILADVPASVKRDIDFAVKQVYDFAIAQKNSIQDFSTTLHTGVTAGQKVLPVNVVGCYAPSGRYAHIASAYMTVATAKAAGVKNIIACSSPFRGGGIHPYVLYAFKAAGADVIMTLGGVQAIASMAYGLFTGKPADVVVGPGNKFVAEAKRSLFGKVGIDVFAGPSEIAVIADETADPKIVASDLVGQAEHGHESPAWLFTTSAKLANEVMALVPQMIDQLPPTAKDAAACAWRDYGEVIVCSTREEVAKVSDQYASEHLEVHAKDLDWWLSNLTCYGSLFLGEETTVAFGDKTSGPNHVLPTKGAARYSGGLSVHKFMKTLTWQKMTREGSKEMALVTARISRLEGMEAHARTADDRLEKYFPNEKFDLGSPVEV, encoded by the coding sequence ATGTCCATAGGTTATTTAAAGAAAGCAGCCAAAACGCCAGAGACTGAGACCTCTACAGCTCAGCAGGTGGTAACGGAAATGCTTGCCAATATTGAGAAGAATGGTGAATCAGCTGTTAAGGATTACGCCTTAAAGCTGGATAAATGGTCTGGCGATATTGTGATGTCAGAGCAGGCAATGAATGCCATCTTGGCTGATGTGCCAGCCTCAGTGAAGCGAGATATTGATTTTGCTGTAAAGCAAGTCTATGACTTTGCCATTGCTCAGAAAAATAGTATTCAGGATTTCTCTACCACCTTGCATACTGGGGTTACTGCTGGTCAAAAGGTCTTGCCAGTAAATGTGGTGGGTTGTTATGCGCCTTCTGGTAGATATGCTCACATTGCATCTGCTTATATGACGGTAGCTACGGCAAAAGCAGCGGGCGTTAAAAATATCATTGCATGCTCAAGTCCTTTTAGGGGTGGTGGAATTCATCCTTATGTACTCTATGCATTTAAGGCCGCCGGCGCTGATGTCATCATGACATTGGGTGGTGTTCAGGCGATTGCTTCGATGGCGTATGGATTATTTACCGGCAAACCTGCTGACGTAGTTGTGGGGCCAGGTAATAAGTTTGTGGCTGAAGCAAAGCGCTCCCTATTCGGAAAAGTTGGAATTGATGTATTTGCTGGGCCATCTGAGATTGCAGTAATTGCGGATGAAACGGCTGATCCAAAAATTGTAGCGAGTGACTTAGTTGGTCAGGCCGAACATGGCCACGAATCTCCCGCATGGTTATTTACTACCTCAGCCAAATTGGCTAATGAAGTAATGGCATTAGTTCCTCAGATGATTGATCAATTGCCGCCTACAGCAAAAGATGCTGCTGCCTGCGCATGGCGTGATTATGGTGAGGTTATTGTGTGCAGCACTCGCGAAGAGGTTGCCAAAGTTTCTGACCAATATGCCAGTGAGCATCTTGAAGTCCACGCAAAAGACTTGGATTGGTGGCTCAGTAATCTCACCTGCTACGGATCTTTATTCTTGGGTGAAGAAACGACGGTCGCCTTTGGAGACAAGACTAGCGGGCCAAACCATGTGTTGCCTACAAAGGGGGCGGCAAGATATTCGGGCGGCTTATCTGTCCATAAGTTTATGAAAACACTGACTTGGCAGAAGATGACTCGTGAGGGAAGCAAAGAAATGGCGCTGGTAACAGCTCGAATTAGTCGTCTAGAGGGAATGGAGGCCCATGCCCGTACTGCAGACGATCGTTTAGAAAAGTACTTTCCTAACGAGAAGTTTGATCTTGGAAGTCCAGTAGAAGTATGA
- a CDS encoding SDR family NAD(P)-dependent oxidoreductase yields MSQIIHQLFDLQGKTALITGGSSGLGEGIALALGLAGAEVAIAARREAPLKEATERFAAQGIKASSFTANLSDLEQAEDLSKRVLSQLGKVDILVNAAGMNLREPYGEVSPQSWQEQLNLQLAAPFFMTQALAPQMQARKWGRIINIASLQSYRAFPNSAPYGAAKGGVVQLTRAIAQEWSKFGITCNAIGPGFFPTALTAPVFNNPDLVKMHAEKTAIGRNGEMKDIHGLAIFLSSDASAYITGQTIMLDGGYTAI; encoded by the coding sequence ATGAGCCAAATCATTCATCAACTATTTGATCTGCAAGGTAAAACAGCGCTTATTACCGGTGGTAGTAGTGGTTTAGGTGAGGGCATTGCACTGGCATTAGGTTTGGCTGGTGCTGAAGTCGCTATTGCCGCCCGCAGAGAAGCGCCCTTGAAAGAAGCTACAGAGCGTTTTGCTGCTCAGGGCATTAAGGCCTCTTCATTCACTGCAAACTTAAGTGACTTAGAGCAAGCAGAGGACTTGTCTAAGCGTGTTTTAAGTCAGCTCGGAAAAGTCGATATCTTAGTTAACGCTGCAGGCATGAATTTGAGAGAGCCCTATGGAGAAGTATCACCACAGAGTTGGCAAGAACAATTGAATTTACAGCTAGCTGCCCCATTTTTTATGACCCAAGCGCTAGCACCACAAATGCAAGCACGTAAATGGGGGCGCATCATTAACATTGCATCGCTACAGAGTTACCGCGCTTTTCCTAATAGCGCTCCCTATGGCGCTGCAAAGGGTGGGGTTGTGCAGTTAACCCGTGCCATAGCGCAGGAATGGTCAAAGTTTGGCATTACTTGTAATGCGATTGGTCCTGGATTCTTTCCTACGGCATTAACAGCACCAGTTTTTAACAATCCTGATTTAGTCAAAATGCATGCAGAAAAAACAGCCATTGGTCGAAATGGTGAGATGAAAGATATCCATGGTTTAGCCATCTTCTTATCTAGCGATGCCTCTGCCTACATTACTGGGCAAACCATCATGCTGGATGGCGGTTACACCGCAATATAA
- a CDS encoding galactitol-1-phosphate 5-dehydrogenase, whose protein sequence is MKALVYTQPNEMQILDRPYPSLDAEEVVLKIESVGICGSDMHAFHGHDPRRKPGLVLGHEFAGTIADTSSLLFTKGQRVTGNPLITCGHCEYCLQGRNNLCANRTMVGMTRPGAFAEYMSIPASSLIAIPEGLSLDAAALTEPAATAVHAINLSMRALQRPIQECHVLILGGGAIGMLSALLLKHYGVDDLTVAEVNPLRRKAIEQHVGCKTLNPIDEKITENSVEFVMDCVGAVVTRNTALAAVKPGGVMMHVGLQDWASEIDMRKLTLAEITLLGTYTYSTVDLQATVNLLARNAFGDLSWVEMRSLDDGPQAFSDLHAGKTAAAKVLLKPF, encoded by the coding sequence ATGAAAGCCCTGGTCTATACACAGCCAAATGAAATGCAGATCTTAGATCGTCCTTATCCTTCGCTAGATGCTGAGGAGGTGGTGCTCAAGATTGAGTCAGTAGGTATTTGCGGTAGTGATATGCATGCCTTTCATGGCCATGACCCAAGAAGAAAACCAGGTTTAGTTTTAGGGCATGAATTTGCTGGCACCATTGCTGATACCAGCTCTTTGCTTTTCACTAAGGGGCAGAGAGTTACAGGCAATCCATTGATTACTTGTGGCCACTGCGAATATTGTCTGCAGGGAAGAAATAATTTGTGCGCCAATCGCACCATGGTGGGGATGACAAGACCAGGAGCTTTTGCTGAATACATGAGTATTCCTGCGAGCTCACTGATTGCCATTCCTGAAGGTCTTAGTCTGGATGCTGCTGCATTGACTGAGCCAGCAGCCACTGCTGTTCATGCAATTAACTTATCAATGCGAGCCCTTCAAAGACCCATTCAAGAATGTCATGTTTTGATATTGGGTGGTGGCGCTATAGGAATGCTTTCTGCGCTGCTCTTGAAGCATTACGGGGTTGATGATTTAACGGTTGCCGAAGTAAACCCATTGCGTAGAAAAGCTATTGAGCAACATGTTGGCTGCAAGACACTCAATCCCATAGACGAAAAAATTACTGAGAATTCTGTTGAGTTTGTGATGGATTGTGTTGGTGCTGTAGTTACTCGTAACACTGCACTGGCTGCTGTAAAGCCGGGCGGTGTGATGATGCATGTAGGTCTTCAGGATTGGGCTAGCGAAATTGATATGAGAAAGCTTACGCTTGCTGAAATCACGCTGCTTGGAACCTATACCTACTCCACGGTTGATCTTCAAGCCACCGTCAATTTGCTCGCTCGCAATGCGTTTGGCGATTTGTCTTGGGTAGAAATGCGGTCTTTAGATGATGGGCCTCAAGCCTTTAGTGACTTACATGCCGGAAAAACAGCTGCTGCAAAAGTTCTCCTAAAACCGTTTTAA
- a CDS encoding iron-containing alcohol dehydrogenase, with protein sequence MQFVFHSTPSIFVERGGSANLAKKILERGGKSVLIVTDPGVLSAGLLDKALPQFKELKLPFQIFSDVEADPPVPVINQAMKVAQDCKADFIVGFGGGSSMDVAKLVALLSPGTENLADIYGIGMAKGPRLPLILVPTTAGTGSEVTQSSVVTVSESEKKGVLSPHLLPDLAILDAELTLGLPAHVTAATGIDAMVHAIEAYTTKHLKNPMSDCVAKEALRLLSGNLHKAVNSGNDIVARENMLLGACLGGMAFTNAPVAGVHALAYPIGARFHVPHGLSNSLMLAPVIRFNIEVAHSMYSELGQIIKPGLKGTTIEQANGLAEYLGGLAGELGLPQHLVEVGITESDVDQLAKDAMLQTRLLSNSPREITLSDAAALYREAL encoded by the coding sequence ATGCAATTTGTCTTTCATTCCACACCTTCTATTTTTGTAGAAAGAGGCGGCTCAGCCAATCTTGCAAAAAAAATTCTGGAACGAGGCGGCAAATCTGTCTTAATTGTTACGGACCCCGGCGTTCTTTCTGCGGGCTTGCTAGATAAAGCGCTGCCCCAATTTAAAGAGTTAAAGCTCCCATTTCAGATTTTTTCCGATGTTGAGGCGGATCCCCCGGTTCCTGTAATTAATCAAGCGATGAAGGTCGCGCAGGACTGTAAAGCGGATTTCATTGTGGGCTTTGGTGGCGGTAGCTCGATGGATGTGGCCAAACTTGTTGCTTTGTTAAGTCCCGGTACGGAAAATCTTGCTGACATATATGGCATTGGAATGGCCAAAGGACCAAGATTGCCTTTGATCCTGGTTCCTACAACTGCTGGTACGGGTTCTGAGGTAACACAAAGCTCTGTAGTGACTGTGAGTGAAAGTGAAAAGAAGGGTGTTCTCTCACCACATCTATTGCCAGATTTGGCGATATTGGATGCAGAGTTAACGCTTGGCTTGCCGGCCCACGTCACAGCCGCTACAGGAATAGATGCGATGGTCCATGCTATTGAGGCATATACAACCAAGCATCTAAAAAACCCGATGTCCGATTGCGTAGCCAAAGAGGCGCTGCGTTTACTTTCAGGAAACCTTCATAAAGCCGTTAACTCTGGAAACGATATTGTTGCGCGTGAAAACATGTTACTCGGCGCCTGCCTTGGAGGTATGGCATTTACCAATGCGCCAGTGGCAGGAGTTCATGCATTGGCCTATCCGATTGGCGCAAGATTTCATGTGCCTCATGGCTTATCTAATTCCTTAATGTTGGCCCCGGTAATTCGCTTCAATATTGAAGTTGCACATTCTATGTATTCAGAACTCGGACAGATAATTAAACCAGGCCTCAAGGGTACAACTATCGAGCAGGCAAATGGATTGGCTGAGTATTTAGGCGGACTTGCTGGTGAGCTCGGTTTACCACAGCATTTAGTCGAGGTCGGCATTACAGAAAGTGATGTTGACCAGTTAGCTAAGGATGCCATGTTACAAACCCGCCTCCTAAGCAACAGTCCACGTGAGATCACGCTAAGTGATGCTGCTGCTCTATATCGAGAGGCGCTATAG
- a CDS encoding LysR family transcriptional regulator, with product MSSIKILKNFLAITRHKSVAAAAREIGLTAAAAGQQLHQLEQEIGIELFDRTKRSLTLNSHGRSLIEPIQEIIARYEALGSNLKTNLSGTIVLGALVSTLMGAFGKTLNELKQNYPELEIKLIAGLSSNFLDQVIEGSLDAAIVTESPFALPQNVQWTELYKEPMILIYPSAPKPKKGSISTDKLLPFIRFERNTWTGHLVDQTIRANKLKIQDGMELNSVEAIIELVRQGLGYSIVPKLANIAWASDRQLKIQELPGKAIYRKVGLLERKKHGRQNITLAIKQHFLSTL from the coding sequence ATGTCTAGCATCAAAATACTCAAAAACTTCCTTGCCATTACGCGTCACAAAAGCGTAGCAGCAGCCGCGAGAGAAATCGGGCTGACTGCCGCTGCTGCGGGGCAGCAATTACATCAACTGGAGCAAGAGATTGGGATTGAGTTATTTGATAGAACCAAACGCTCTCTTACGCTCAATAGCCATGGCCGATCCCTCATAGAACCCATTCAAGAAATCATTGCACGATATGAGGCCCTTGGATCCAATCTCAAAACCAATCTTAGCGGGACGATTGTTTTAGGTGCTCTTGTATCGACACTGATGGGTGCCTTTGGTAAAACACTCAATGAGCTTAAGCAAAACTATCCAGAACTGGAGATCAAACTCATTGCGGGACTTTCCAGCAACTTCTTAGATCAAGTGATTGAAGGTAGTCTTGATGCTGCGATTGTCACCGAGTCACCTTTTGCCCTGCCACAAAATGTCCAGTGGACTGAGCTCTATAAAGAACCCATGATCTTGATTTATCCAAGCGCCCCCAAACCAAAGAAAGGCTCTATCAGTACCGATAAACTACTGCCCTTTATTCGCTTTGAGAGAAATACTTGGACAGGACATCTTGTAGATCAAACGATTCGAGCTAATAAACTCAAAATTCAGGATGGTATGGAGCTCAACTCAGTTGAGGCGATTATTGAATTGGTAAGACAAGGTCTTGGGTACTCCATCGTTCCAAAGCTCGCCAACATTGCCTGGGCAAGCGATCGCCAACTCAAGATACAAGAATTGCCAGGAAAAGCAATCTACCGCAAGGTTGGATTGCTCGAGCGTAAAAAGCATGGTCGACAAAACATTACTTTAGCCATCAAGCAACATTTTTTATCGACTCTATAG
- a CDS encoding succinate dehydrogenase/fumarate reductase iron-sulfur subunit, translating to MSNTDLKVKVWRGAEQGEFVEYLVPRNSNQTVLDVVTYIQRKLDPTLSYRFACRVGMCGSCAMTVNGVARWTCRTHVSKILEGDSLEIAPLNNLPVIKDLATDMREFFNKWKGAVGFFKGSQTRHDEFAKVEPQSEERQLANAGIECIGCGVCYASCEVVEARPNYLGPAALNRAWTLTNDIRDVQQLDRLRAVAGDAGCHACHTQGSCTERCPKAIEPTASIAGLKKLVARAAVKGSKWGKL from the coding sequence ATGTCAAATACGGATCTCAAAGTAAAAGTCTGGCGCGGAGCTGAACAGGGCGAATTCGTCGAATATCTGGTGCCGCGTAACTCCAACCAAACAGTTTTGGATGTCGTGACCTACATCCAACGAAAGCTAGACCCTACTCTGAGCTATCGCTTTGCCTGTCGCGTAGGGATGTGCGGATCATGTGCGATGACGGTGAATGGTGTGGCTCGCTGGACCTGCCGCACTCACGTGTCAAAAATTCTCGAGGGCGACTCGCTTGAGATAGCGCCATTAAATAATTTGCCAGTCATTAAAGATCTTGCTACTGACATGCGCGAGTTTTTCAATAAGTGGAAAGGTGCTGTTGGCTTCTTTAAGGGCAGTCAAACCCGTCATGATGAATTTGCCAAAGTAGAGCCACAGTCCGAAGAGCGTCAATTAGCTAATGCAGGTATTGAATGTATTGGTTGTGGAGTTTGTTATGCCTCTTGCGAGGTGGTTGAAGCGCGACCAAATTATCTTGGGCCTGCTGCTTTGAATAGAGCATGGACGCTCACTAATGACATTAGAGACGTACAACAGCTTGATCGACTGCGTGCAGTAGCAGGCGATGCTGGGTGCCATGCCTGCCATACACAAGGATCTTGCACTGAGCGCTGCCCCAAGGCGATCGAGCCAACTGCAAGCATTGCTGGACTTAAAAAATTAGTTGCCAGAGCGGCTGTAAAGGGCAGTAAGTGGGGCAAACTATGA
- a CDS encoding succinate dehydrogenase, translated as MSAAVMQAKLWYAQRISAMILGICVAIHLVIIFYAIRGGLTAQEILGRTQGNLAFALFYEIFVLACFVHAPIGVANILQETLPKSGLAIPASWLLAILILTLGTTAVIGVYSGGAL; from the coding sequence ATGAGCGCAGCAGTTATGCAGGCAAAGCTTTGGTATGCCCAAAGAATTAGTGCCATGATTTTAGGAATCTGCGTAGCTATTCACCTAGTGATTATTTTTTATGCGATCAGGGGTGGTTTAACCGCGCAAGAGATACTAGGGCGCACTCAGGGCAATTTGGCCTTCGCGCTTTTTTATGAGATCTTTGTTTTAGCTTGTTTTGTGCATGCTCCAATTGGGGTGGCCAATATTCTGCAAGAAACCTTACCCAAGAGCGGACTTGCAATACCTGCTTCTTGGTTATTGGCAATATTGATTTTGACCCTAGGGACTACTGCTGTTATCGGCGTGTATAGCGGAGGTGCTTTATGA
- the sdhC gene encoding succinate dehydrogenase, cytochrome b556 subunit → MSSRPRIDYRAKSHLSYFAYACHRFSGLLLACFLPLHFLMLSQSLRGAAGFESALGLTDIWVFKFGEWALVVLLAIHLAGGVRLLMIEFGPWRGLRKGWIQVSILFAIVCGLLFLYFAN, encoded by the coding sequence ATGAGCTCAAGACCAAGGATAGATTACAGAGCAAAGAGTCACTTATCCTATTTTGCTTACGCATGCCATCGTTTTTCTGGTTTGCTTTTAGCCTGCTTTTTGCCTTTACATTTCTTGATGCTTTCTCAGTCTTTGCGTGGTGCCGCTGGATTTGAGTCTGCGCTTGGTTTAACGGATATATGGGTCTTTAAGTTTGGTGAATGGGCATTAGTCGTATTGCTGGCCATTCATTTGGCAGGGGGAGTGCGCCTACTCATGATCGAGTTTGGACCTTGGCGCGGCTTACGCAAGGGTTGGATTCAGGTTTCTATTTTGTTTGCAATTGTTTGCGGACTCTTATTTCTATATTTTGCTAATTAG
- a CDS encoding fumarate hydratase, whose protein sequence is MQLSMDLVEEACKELYIRALKVLPDDIKAGINRLDRAETDGRAQVVLKTMITNIAVAEREDNLLCQDTGLPIYNVKIGSNVQYDGMALMASIRKGCERATKEYPLRSSVVHPITRKNNHTSCGIDMPAIHIDFSDASETVEIEMVPKGSGSENNSFLKMAIPADGINGVKEFVIESVVSAGGKTCPPTIVGVGVGGTSDQCVAMAKRAAVRPLGSSCSDEEGAKLEKELSLAVNQLGIGPQGLGGDGTAFAVHVELAHTHITLNPVAVNMQCHSARRARATFTPSGVSYGF, encoded by the coding sequence ATGCAGTTATCAATGGATTTGGTGGAAGAGGCTTGTAAGGAGCTTTATATACGTGCTCTTAAGGTCCTACCAGACGATATTAAGGCGGGGATTAACCGTTTAGATCGCGCTGAAACAGATGGTCGAGCTCAGGTCGTGTTGAAAACCATGATTACTAATATTGCTGTGGCAGAGCGTGAAGATAACTTGCTTTGCCAAGATACCGGCCTACCCATTTATAACGTCAAGATTGGCAGCAATGTTCAATATGATGGCATGGCCTTAATGGCATCTATACGTAAGGGTTGTGAGCGCGCTACAAAAGAATATCCCTTGAGATCCTCTGTGGTGCATCCCATTACCCGTAAAAATAATCACACCTCATGTGGCATTGATATGCCCGCTATCCATATTGATTTTTCTGACGCGTCTGAAACGGTTGAAATTGAAATGGTTCCCAAGGGTAGCGGATCAGAAAATAATTCGTTCCTCAAAATGGCAATCCCGGCTGATGGGATTAATGGCGTAAAAGAATTTGTGATTGAGAGTGTTGTTTCTGCTGGAGGTAAAACCTGTCCACCAACAATCGTGGGTGTTGGTGTTGGCGGAACGTCTGATCAGTGCGTGGCGATGGCAAAGCGAGCCGCAGTTCGTCCTCTAGGAAGCTCCTGTTCTGATGAAGAGGGCGCAAAGCTGGAGAAAGAGTTGAGTCTGGCGGTAAATCAACTGGGCATTGGCCCTCAGGGTCTTGGTGGTGACGGCACTGCATTTGCTGTTCATGTTGAGCTGGCGCATACCCACATTACGCTCAATCCTGTTGCAGTCAATATGCAATGTCACTCTGCGCGTAGAGCGCGCGCAACCTTTACGCCTTCAGGCGTGAGTTACGGATTCTGA
- a CDS encoding fumarate hydratase C-terminal domain-containing protein, which produces MAHYVLQTPVSEEDIRKLRINDTVTLQNTLFGIRDATQIHMFDHDRKTRFDLNGHAVIHTAPNVRKVPVSDEFPAGYQPICIGTTTSDRMERFTRPLMTQKGVRMIVGKGGMREGSAEAFKELGGVYLAIIGGTAALETTWIEQIEDVDMDDLNPESLWRFKIKDFGPLLVAMDSHGGSIYQEVRGDVARKKEAVLKSLGITS; this is translated from the coding sequence ATGGCGCACTACGTTCTCCAAACCCCAGTTAGCGAAGAAGATATACGCAAGCTACGCATTAATGACACTGTGACTTTGCAAAATACTTTATTTGGTATTCGTGACGCTACACAGATTCACATGTTTGACCATGATCGCAAAACCCGATTTGATCTCAATGGCCATGCTGTAATACATACTGCGCCCAATGTTCGCAAGGTGCCCGTTAGCGATGAGTTTCCTGCTGGATATCAGCCTATTTGCATTGGTACGACAACTTCTGATCGCATGGAGCGTTTCACTCGTCCTTTAATGACGCAAAAGGGTGTTCGCATGATTGTTGGTAAAGGAGGCATGCGCGAAGGTTCTGCAGAGGCCTTTAAAGAGCTCGGCGGTGTTTATTTGGCCATCATTGGTGGTACCGCCGCACTGGAGACTACTTGGATTGAGCAAATCGAAGATGTGGATATGGATGATCTCAATCCAGAATCACTCTGGCGTTTCAAGATTAAGGATTTTGGCCCTCTCTTAGTGGCTATGGATAGCCATGGCGGCAGCATTTATCAAGAGGTGCGGGGCGATGTTGCGCGTAAAAAAGAGGCGGTATTAAAGAGTCTTGGAATTACATCATGA